One Undibacter mobilis genomic region harbors:
- a CDS encoding type II and III secretion system protein family protein yields MLRQKPIRSGLLAMLLATAALTGPTPLRAADAGIGVPVIQVAASEATSRFIPLGIGKSVAIDLPADIKDVLVADPTIANAVVRTSRRVYMIGVKIGQTNIFFFDAAGKQIAGFDIAVTRDLNGLRAALKQSIPEADIRIEGVGEGIMLSGSASSTAESQQAYDLASRLVGDGTKVVNGITVRGRDQVMLKVTVAEVRRDVIKQLGIDLSGTFNYGSAVVNLNTQNPFSASGQALSNTAFGGSAKNVTATLRAMDRAGVLRTLAEPNLTAISGETASFVAGGEFPIPSGLSCDTTKSPPTCQPQIEFKKFGVGLVFTPIVLSEGRISLKVMTEVSDLSTDNAMTLTVAGSQSTLTVPSISTRRAETTVEIPSGGSLALAGMIQEKTKQQINGVPGLMQLPILGALFKSRDYVNNQTELVVIVTPYVVRAVAQKQLSRPDDGFADPSDPSSVLLGRLNRIYGNAPQAGPAPVGATQSKYGFILD; encoded by the coding sequence ATGCTGAGACAAAAGCCGATCCGGTCCGGCCTTCTGGCCATGCTGCTCGCGACCGCGGCATTGACCGGCCCGACGCCGCTGCGCGCGGCCGATGCCGGCATCGGCGTGCCGGTGATCCAGGTGGCCGCCAGCGAGGCAACGTCGCGCTTCATCCCGCTCGGCATCGGCAAGTCGGTGGCCATCGACCTGCCGGCCGACATCAAGGATGTGCTCGTTGCCGACCCGACCATCGCCAATGCGGTGGTGCGGACATCGCGCCGCGTCTACATGATCGGCGTCAAGATCGGCCAGACCAACATTTTCTTCTTCGACGCCGCCGGCAAGCAGATTGCCGGCTTCGACATCGCCGTGACCCGCGATCTCAATGGTCTGCGCGCCGCGCTCAAACAGAGCATTCCGGAAGCCGATATCCGCATCGAGGGCGTCGGCGAAGGCATCATGCTGTCGGGTTCGGCTTCGAGCACCGCGGAATCGCAGCAGGCCTACGATCTTGCCTCGCGGCTCGTTGGCGACGGCACCAAGGTCGTCAATGGCATCACCGTGCGCGGCCGCGACCAGGTCATGCTCAAGGTCACAGTCGCCGAAGTCCGCCGCGACGTCATCAAGCAGCTCGGCATCGATTTGTCGGGCACTTTCAATTACGGCAGTGCCGTCGTTAACCTGAACACGCAGAACCCGTTCTCGGCCAGCGGACAGGCTCTCAGTAACACGGCCTTCGGCGGCAGCGCCAAGAACGTCACCGCGACCTTGCGTGCGATGGATCGCGCCGGCGTGCTGCGCACGCTTGCCGAACCGAACCTGACCGCCATTTCCGGTGAAACCGCCAGCTTCGTCGCCGGCGGCGAATTCCCCATTCCGTCCGGCTTGTCCTGCGATACGACCAAGTCGCCGCCGACCTGTCAGCCGCAGATCGAATTCAAGAAGTTCGGCGTCGGCCTCGTCTTTACGCCAATCGTGTTGTCGGAAGGCCGCATCAGCCTGAAGGTGATGACGGAAGTGTCCGATCTGTCAACCGACAATGCGATGACGCTGACGGTGGCCGGATCGCAGTCAACGCTGACCGTACCGTCGATTTCGACCCGCCGCGCCGAGACCACCGTGGAAATTCCGTCGGGCGGCTCGCTGGCGCTGGCCGGCATGATCCAGGAAAAAACCAAGCAGCAGATCAACGGCGTTCCCGGCCTGATGCAACTGCCGATCCTCGGCGCGCTGTTCAAGAGCCGTGACTACGTCAACAACCAGACCGAACTGGTCGTCATCGTGACGCCTTACGTGGTCCGCGCGGTGGCGCAGAAACAGTTGTCCCGGCCCGATGACGGATTTGCCGATCCAAGCGATCCCTCGTCCGTGCTGCTGGGCCGGCTGAACCGGATTTACGGTAACGCACCCCAGGCAGGCCCGGCGCCGGTCGGCGCGACCCAGAGCAAATACGGGTTCATTCTCGATTGA
- a CDS encoding sulfurtransferase, whose translation MRKFFAPFVAAGLSALVSLGATFSASAAEPQPLVSVSWLQQHLDDKNLLVLDIRSAIDGGGAKAYEEAHIPGAVHSDYDKAGWRVTRNDVPFMLPTVAELEKLIGEIGIDENTHVVVVPAGVNFTDFGSAARTYWTLKVVGVNNVSILDGGVAGWKAAGLALEKGVKKPVPTIFTATLNEKLLSRIDDVTKVETAKNATLLDARPASFFTGKEKAPAAKAYGHIPGAVNLDSASFYDAATNRLKPRAELAALAAQLPAQQPVIAYCNTGHWAATDWFVLHELLGRQDVSLYDGSMVEWTANASRPIDSARTKWDDVKKVLGLGS comes from the coding sequence ATGAGAAAATTCTTCGCCCCCTTCGTGGCTGCAGGCCTGAGCGCCCTGGTGTCGCTCGGCGCGACCTTCTCTGCCTCCGCAGCCGAGCCGCAGCCACTGGTCAGCGTCTCCTGGCTCCAGCAGCATCTCGACGACAAGAACCTGCTCGTCCTCGACATCCGCTCCGCCATCGATGGCGGCGGCGCCAAGGCTTATGAAGAGGCCCACATTCCCGGCGCCGTGCACAGCGACTACGACAAGGCCGGCTGGCGCGTGACCCGTAACGACGTGCCCTTCATGCTGCCGACCGTCGCCGAACTCGAAAAGCTGATCGGCGAGATCGGCATCGACGAGAACACGCACGTTGTCGTGGTCCCAGCTGGCGTGAACTTCACCGATTTCGGTTCCGCTGCGCGCACCTACTGGACGCTCAAGGTCGTCGGCGTGAACAATGTCTCGATCCTCGACGGCGGGGTGGCCGGCTGGAAGGCGGCAGGCCTGGCGCTTGAGAAGGGTGTCAAAAAGCCTGTGCCAACAATTTTCACCGCCACGCTCAACGAGAAACTGCTGTCGCGCATTGACGACGTCACCAAGGTCGAGACCGCGAAGAATGCGACGCTGCTGGACGCGCGTCCGGCCTCGTTCTTCACTGGCAAGGAAAAGGCACCGGCCGCCAAGGCCTATGGCCACATTCCGGGCGCCGTCAATCTCGACAGCGCCAGCTTCTACGATGCCGCCACCAACCGTCTGAAGCCGCGTGCCGAACTGGCCGCGCTGGCTGCGCAACTGCCGGCCCAGCAGCCGGTGATCGCCTATTGCAACACCGGCCACTGGGCCGCGACCGATTGGTTCGTGTTGCACGAACTGCTCGGTCGCCAGGATGTCAGCCTTTATGACGGCTCGATGGTCGAATGGACCGCCAATGCGTCGCGCCCGATCGACTCCGCGCGCACCAAGTGGGACGATGTCAAGAAGGTGCTCGGTCTCGGTTCGTGA
- a CDS encoding CpaF family protein: MFGKRGATTDIRSPAPAMQPAPHAPAPAVASAPAPIASPPTAPIESGRTPFPSDGLGAPLVPAPTPERRQAAVNMPAVDSRRSEAYYVTKGTIFGALIEAIDLAQLARLDAESAREEIRDIVNEIISIKNIVMSISEQEELLDDICNDVLGFGPLEPLLARDDIADIMVNGSGTVYIEVKGKIQRTGIRFRDNQQLLNICQRIVSQVGRRVDEASPICDARLPDGSRVNAIVPPLSIDGPALTIRKFKKDKLTLDQLVKFGSITEQGAEILRIIGRARVNTLVSGGTGSGKTTLLNCLTQFIDADERIITCEDAAELQLQQPHVVRLETRPANLEGEGQVTMRELVRNCLRMRPERIIVGEVRGPEAFDLLQAMNTGHDGSMGTLHANNPREALSRLESMITMGGFSLPSRTIREMIVASVDVVVQAARLRDGSRRITHITEVMGLEGDVIITQDLFLYEMTGEDADGNIIGRHRSTGIGRPRFWDRARYYGEEKRLAQALDAAEETSQAMRG; this comes from the coding sequence GTGTTCGGTAAGCGTGGCGCCACCACCGATATTCGCAGCCCAGCCCCGGCCATGCAGCCGGCGCCGCATGCGCCTGCGCCGGCCGTCGCCTCGGCGCCCGCTCCTATTGCATCACCGCCGACGGCGCCCATCGAGAGCGGCCGCACACCGTTTCCTTCCGACGGCCTTGGCGCACCGCTGGTGCCGGCGCCGACGCCGGAGCGGCGACAAGCCGCCGTCAATATGCCGGCGGTCGATTCCCGCCGCTCGGAGGCCTATTACGTCACCAAGGGTACGATCTTCGGCGCGCTGATCGAGGCCATCGATCTGGCGCAGCTCGCGCGCCTCGACGCCGAATCCGCGCGAGAAGAAATCCGCGACATCGTCAACGAGATCATCTCGATCAAGAACATCGTGATGTCGATCTCGGAGCAGGAAGAACTGCTCGACGACATCTGCAACGACGTGCTGGGCTTCGGCCCGCTTGAGCCTCTGCTCGCGCGCGATGACATCGCCGACATCATGGTGAACGGCTCCGGCACGGTCTACATCGAAGTCAAAGGTAAGATTCAGCGCACCGGCATCCGCTTCCGCGACAACCAGCAGCTTCTCAATATCTGTCAGCGCATCGTCAGCCAGGTCGGCCGCCGCGTCGACGAAGCCTCGCCAATCTGCGACGCGCGCTTGCCGGACGGCTCGCGCGTCAACGCCATCGTGCCGCCGCTCTCCATCGACGGTCCTGCGCTCACCATCCGTAAGTTCAAGAAGGACAAGCTGACGCTCGATCAGCTCGTCAAGTTCGGCTCGATCACCGAACAGGGCGCGGAAATCCTGCGCATTATCGGTCGCGCCCGCGTCAACACGCTGGTGTCGGGTGGCACCGGCTCCGGCAAAACCACACTGCTCAACTGTCTGACGCAGTTTATCGACGCCGATGAACGGATCATCACCTGCGAAGATGCCGCCGAACTTCAGCTGCAGCAGCCGCACGTGGTGCGCCTGGAAACCCGCCCGGCCAATCTCGAAGGCGAAGGTCAGGTGACCATGCGCGAACTGGTGCGCAACTGTCTGCGTATGCGCCCGGAACGCATCATCGTCGGCGAAGTCCGCGGTCCGGAAGCATTCGACCTGCTGCAGGCCATGAACACCGGCCATGACGGCTCGATGGGTACCCTGCACGCCAACAATCCGCGTGAAGCCCTGTCGCGTCTCGAATCGATGATCACCATGGGCGGCTTCTCGCTGCCGTCCAGGACCATCCGCGAGATGATCGTCGCCTCGGTGGACGTCGTAGTTCAGGCCGCGCGTCTGCGCGACGGCTCACGCCGCATCACCCACATTACCGAGGTAATGGGGCTCGAAGGCGATGTCATCATCACCCAGGACCTGTTCCTCTACGAGATGACGGGCGAAGACGCCGACGGCAACATCATCGGCCGCCACCGCTCGACCGGCATCGGCCGGCCGCGCTTCTGGGACCGCGCGCGCTACTACGGTGAGGAAAAGCGCCTCGCCCAGGCGCTCGATGCCGCCGAGGAAACCAGCCAGGCGATGCGAGGGTAG
- a CDS encoding pilus assembly protein N-terminal domain-containing protein, whose translation MIAMSLQAAHAETISVSVDEARIMKLPDSVATIVIGNPLIADATLQAGGVLVLTGKGFGSTNMLALNRAGKTVLDTTVQVVGPTKSDLVVVYKGVERESYSCAPECEKRLTLGDSTSYFTNIMAQSGARIGGAGGGGGGGAPAGR comes from the coding sequence ATGATCGCAATGTCTCTCCAGGCGGCTCATGCCGAAACGATTTCGGTCTCGGTCGACGAGGCCCGCATCATGAAGCTGCCGGACAGCGTCGCCACCATCGTTATCGGTAACCCGCTGATCGCCGACGCCACATTGCAGGCCGGCGGCGTGCTCGTTCTCACCGGCAAGGGCTTCGGTTCCACCAACATGCTGGCGCTCAACCGCGCCGGAAAGACGGTGCTGGATACCACGGTACAGGTCGTCGGTCCGACTAAATCCGATCTCGTCGTCGTCTATAAGGGTGTCGAACGCGAGTCCTACAGCTGCGCGCCGGAATGTGAGAAGCGCCTGACGCTTGGCGACTCCACGAGCTACTTCACCAATATCATGGCGCAGTCCGGCGCCCGCATCGGCGGCGCGGGTGGCGGCGGCGGCGGCGGCGCCCCGGCCGGACGCTGA
- a CDS encoding AAA family ATPase: MIKNAHLLGQPQDGSQTAAPTALPSDEHIAPAPRVSVQAFCDTVETAAAVQSAGEDRRLAKAHVKIQMGGAAAAVEAYRMSPTPNVIIIEADGRGDAIIGRLDQLAEVCDAGTRVIVIGRINDVTLYRELTRRGVSDYLIAPVSTLDVVRSVCGLFHSPEAKPVGRIIAVVGAKGGVGASTVAHNIAWAIARDLNLDSVVTDLDLAFGTAGLDYNQDPPQGIADAVFSPDRIDTAFVDRLLSKCTDHLSLLAAPATLDRVYDFGAEAFDAILDSMRASIPCVVLDVPHIWSGWTRRLLISADEILIVAGPDLANLRNAKNMVDLLRAARPNDHPPHYCLNQIGVPKRPEIAPADFAKALEDQPLTVIPFEPQLFGTAANNGQMIAEVAANHKTADLFRQMAQVLTGRAEAKRGRQSLLGKLLKRAG; encoded by the coding sequence ATGATCAAGAACGCGCATCTGCTCGGCCAGCCTCAGGACGGCAGCCAGACGGCGGCTCCCACGGCTTTGCCGTCTGACGAGCATATCGCGCCGGCGCCGCGCGTGTCGGTGCAGGCCTTTTGCGACACCGTGGAGACCGCGGCCGCCGTGCAGTCGGCGGGCGAAGACCGGCGCCTCGCCAAGGCCCATGTCAAAATCCAGATGGGCGGCGCCGCGGCGGCGGTCGAAGCCTATCGCATGTCGCCGACGCCGAACGTCATCATCATCGAAGCCGACGGCCGGGGCGATGCCATTATCGGCCGCCTCGATCAACTTGCCGAAGTGTGCGACGCCGGCACGCGCGTGATCGTCATTGGCCGCATCAATGACGTGACGCTGTATCGCGAGCTGACGCGGCGCGGCGTCAGCGACTATCTGATCGCCCCGGTCTCGACGCTGGACGTGGTGCGCTCGGTGTGCGGTCTGTTCCATTCGCCGGAGGCCAAGCCGGTCGGTCGCATCATCGCCGTCGTCGGCGCCAAAGGCGGCGTCGGCGCCTCCACCGTGGCCCACAACATCGCCTGGGCAATCGCACGCGATCTCAATCTAGACAGCGTGGTTACCGATCTCGACCTCGCTTTCGGTACCGCCGGCCTCGACTACAATCAGGACCCGCCGCAGGGCATCGCCGATGCGGTGTTCTCGCCGGACCGTATCGATACCGCCTTCGTCGATCGCCTGCTGTCGAAATGCACCGATCATTTGAGCCTGCTGGCGGCGCCGGCGACGCTCGATCGGGTCTACGACTTCGGCGCCGAGGCCTTCGACGCCATTCTCGACTCCATGCGCGCGTCGATCCCCTGCGTCGTGCTTGACGTGCCGCATATCTGGTCGGGCTGGACGCGACGGCTGCTGATCAGCGCCGACGAGATCCTCATCGTCGCTGGGCCTGATCTTGCCAATCTACGCAATGCCAAGAACATGGTCGATCTGCTGCGCGCGGCGCGGCCGAACGACCATCCGCCGCACTATTGCCTGAACCAGATCGGCGTGCCGAAACGGCCAGAGATCGCGCCGGCCGATTTTGCCAAGGCGCTGGAAGACCAGCCGCTGACCGTCATTCCCTTCGAGCCGCAACTCTTCGGTACGGCCGCCAATAACGGCCAGATGATCGCGGAAGTAGCGGCCAATCACAAAACGGCGGACCTGTTCCGCCAGATGGCGCAGGTCCTTACCGGCCGTGCCGAAGCCAAGCGCGGCCGCCAGAGCCTGCTCGGTAAATTGCTCAAGCGCGCGGGATAG
- a CDS encoding TadE/TadG family type IV pilus assembly protein, with amino-acid sequence MLNRIKNVIGERCGALKRSRLGRRFIKQQDGAAAVEFALVATPFLALIFAIIESAMVFFAGQSLEAATAAAARLILTGQAQTTGYSANDFKTQVCNRVASLFDCSGGVYVDVKTYSNFTSVSSTPPVTNGKLDTSNMTYTPGGPGCIVKVAIYYQWPIYVSLLGNNLSNLNGNKRLLVATSVFRNEPYGGTGGC; translated from the coding sequence ATGTTGAACAGGATCAAGAATGTCATTGGGGAACGCTGCGGCGCGTTAAAGCGCAGCAGGCTCGGTCGGCGTTTCATCAAGCAGCAGGATGGCGCCGCGGCGGTCGAGTTCGCGCTGGTTGCAACGCCGTTTCTGGCGCTCATCTTCGCCATTATCGAATCTGCGATGGTGTTCTTCGCCGGTCAGAGTCTCGAAGCCGCCACCGCCGCCGCGGCGCGACTGATCCTGACCGGCCAGGCGCAGACAACCGGCTACAGCGCCAATGATTTCAAAACCCAGGTCTGCAATCGTGTCGCCAGCCTGTTCGACTGCAGCGGCGGCGTGTATGTCGACGTAAAGACCTACAGTAACTTCACCTCGGTCAGCAGCACGCCGCCGGTCACCAATGGCAAGCTCGATACGTCGAATATGACCTACACGCCGGGCGGTCCGGGCTGCATCGTCAAGGTCGCGATCTACTACCAGTGGCCGATCTACGTCTCCCTGCTCGGTAACAACCTGTCGAACCTCAACGGCAATAAAAGGCTTCTGGTGGCGACATCGGTGTTCCGAAACGAGCCCTATGGCGGGACGGGCGGATGTTGA
- the cpaB gene encoding Flp pilus assembly protein CpaB has translation MKAARLVVLTVAIAAGGVAAMLAGRSEKPPEAPAPVVAKAETVDILVAKNNIGMGQTLNAGEMAWQTWPKEASTGNFIRKSDRPNALEDLSGQIARYPFVAGEPIREAKLVNAKGSGFMAAILPPGMRAVSTQISPETSAGGFILPNDRVDVLLTRRDLEAEKATGVEAHVSEVVLSNVRVLAIDQNVEEKGGQKVVMGKTATLELAPAQAEVLALSQKRGTLSLALRSITDAEKQDAPIETPRGNGINIVRFGVSTVSTPR, from the coding sequence ATGAAAGCCGCGCGCCTTGTTGTCTTGACGGTCGCGATCGCCGCCGGCGGCGTCGCGGCTATGCTCGCCGGCCGCAGCGAAAAGCCGCCGGAAGCACCCGCTCCCGTCGTCGCCAAGGCGGAAACCGTCGATATTCTCGTCGCCAAGAACAATATCGGCATGGGGCAAACCCTCAACGCCGGTGAAATGGCTTGGCAGACCTGGCCCAAGGAAGCCTCCACGGGCAACTTCATCCGCAAAAGCGACCGGCCGAACGCGCTTGAAGACCTGTCGGGACAGATTGCACGCTACCCCTTCGTTGCCGGCGAGCCGATCCGCGAGGCCAAGCTGGTAAATGCAAAGGGATCCGGCTTCATGGCCGCGATTCTGCCGCCGGGCATGCGCGCGGTTTCAACGCAGATTTCGCCGGAAACCTCCGCTGGCGGCTTCATCCTGCCGAACGACCGGGTCGACGTGCTGCTGACGCGCCGCGATCTGGAGGCCGAAAAGGCCACCGGCGTTGAAGCACATGTCAGCGAGGTCGTGCTCAGCAATGTCCGCGTTCTGGCCATCGACCAGAATGTCGAAGAGAAGGGCGGCCAGAAGGTCGTCATGGGCAAGACCGCAACGCTTGAGCTTGCGCCGGCCCAGGCGGAGGTTCTGGCGCTGTCGCAGAAGCGCGGCACGCTGTCTCTGGCGCTGCGCAGCATCACTGACGCCGAGAAGCAGGACGCCCCGATCGAAACGCCCCGTGGCAACGGCATCAACATCGTCCGCTTTGGCGTTTCAACCGTGAGCACGCCGCGATGA
- a CDS encoding CpaD family pilus assembly protein, whose amino-acid sequence MTSSRNHTSRRRQVALRLLAAAALTSVLGGCYQTQTAKNDYPFDYRDRHPITVREGARQVDVFLGRNRGGLTPAQRADVLAFAQWWKREANSGIVVQVPRGSQADRAAADSLREIHSIFAASGVPGKAVYVRTYRPEPASLVSIKIEYTKMVAEAGPCGQWPEDLGASDKHYMQNRPFWNFGCAAQRNLASMVDNPADLVQPRGEQPAYAARRSVALDKYRKGENPSGSYQNSSSGFDSGKISDIGK is encoded by the coding sequence ATGACGAGTTCGCGAAACCATACAAGCCGGCGCCGCCAGGTGGCGTTGCGTCTGCTCGCCGCGGCGGCGCTCACCAGCGTGCTTGGGGGCTGTTACCAGACCCAGACGGCGAAGAACGATTACCCATTCGACTATCGCGATCGCCACCCGATCACGGTGCGCGAAGGCGCGCGGCAGGTCGACGTGTTTCTCGGCCGCAACCGCGGCGGCCTGACGCCGGCGCAACGCGCCGACGTGCTGGCCTTCGCCCAGTGGTGGAAGCGCGAGGCCAATAGCGGCATCGTCGTGCAGGTGCCGCGCGGCAGCCAGGCCGACCGCGCCGCCGCCGATTCCCTGCGCGAAATTCATTCGATCTTCGCGGCGTCGGGCGTGCCGGGGAAAGCCGTCTATGTCCGGACGTATCGGCCGGAGCCGGCATCGCTGGTCTCGATCAAGATCGAATACACCAAGATGGTCGCCGAAGCCGGCCCCTGCGGTCAGTGGCCCGAAGACCTCGGTGCAAGTGACAAGCACTACATGCAGAACCGGCCGTTCTGGAATTTCGGCTGCGCCGCACAACGCAATCTGGCGTCGATGGTCGACAACCCGGCTGACCTCGTGCAGCCGCGCGGCGAGCAGCCGGCTTATGCGGCGCGCCGCTCGGTCGCACTGGACAAGTATCGCAAGGGTGAAAATCCGAGCGGCTCCTACCAGAACTCCTCCAGTGGCTTCGACAGCGGCAAAATCAGCGATATCGGAAAATGA
- a CDS encoding Flp family type IVb pilin, with protein sequence MKNLFVRFMKDDSGATAIEYGLIAAGISVAIIAVVNGLGTKLNTSFNSISTQLK encoded by the coding sequence ATGAAAAACCTGTTCGTGCGTTTCATGAAGGACGACTCGGGCGCCACCGCCATCGAGTACGGCCTCATCGCCGCGGGCATTTCGGTCGCGATCATCGCGGTCGTGAACGGCCTCGGCACCAAGCTGAACACCTCGTTCAACAGCATCTCGACCCAGCTCAAGTAA
- a CDS encoding type II secretion system F family protein — MPEINALAIFFLAAVAIGGVAYVFLYPILSGEKKTEQRVANVARAEPMARKTRGPQKSRRDTIENTLKEVEERNRKQNSPPLAVRITQAGLGWSKQTFFIISGLIGIGMFLVGMMSNAGLLPAVGLAFAGAFGLPRWLLGYLKKRREQKFLNGFPDAVDVIVRGIKAGLPLLDCIKMITIDAPEPVRSEFRAILETQAIGIPLGESCAKLYERMPVPEANFFGIVITIQQKAGGNLSETLGNLSRVLRDRKKMKAKIQAMSQEAKASAGIIGALPVAVMTLVWITSPSYINLLFTEQLGHIMLAASAVWMMMGVLVMKKMINFDF, encoded by the coding sequence GTGCCGGAGATCAACGCACTCGCCATCTTCTTTCTCGCCGCCGTCGCCATCGGCGGCGTTGCCTATGTTTTTCTCTATCCGATCCTTTCGGGCGAGAAGAAGACCGAGCAACGCGTCGCCAACGTGGCGCGCGCCGAGCCGATGGCGCGGAAGACGCGCGGGCCGCAAAAGAGCCGGCGCGACACCATCGAGAATACACTCAAGGAAGTCGAAGAACGCAACCGCAAGCAGAATTCGCCGCCGCTGGCGGTCCGCATTACACAGGCGGGCCTCGGCTGGTCCAAGCAGACCTTCTTCATCATTTCCGGGCTCATCGGCATCGGCATGTTTCTTGTCGGTATGATGTCCAATGCCGGGCTGCTGCCGGCTGTCGGTCTCGCCTTCGCCGGCGCTTTCGGTCTGCCGCGCTGGCTGCTGGGCTATTTGAAGAAGCGCCGCGAGCAGAAGTTCCTCAACGGCTTTCCCGACGCGGTCGACGTGATCGTGCGCGGCATCAAGGCCGGTCTGCCGCTGCTCGACTGCATCAAGATGATTACCATCGACGCGCCGGAGCCGGTGCGTTCGGAGTTCCGCGCCATTCTCGAGACCCAGGCCATCGGCATTCCGCTCGGAGAATCCTGCGCCAAGCTCTATGAGCGCATGCCGGTGCCGGAAGCCAACTTCTTCGGCATCGTCATCACCATCCAGCAGAAGGCTGGCGGCAACCTGTCGGAGACGCTCGGCAACCTGTCGCGCGTCTTGCGCGACCGCAAGAAGATGAAAGCCAAGATCCAGGCGATGTCCCAGGAAGCCAAGGCTTCCGCGGGCATCATCGGCGCGTTGCCGGTGGCGGTGATGACCCTCGTCTGGATCACCAGCCCGTCATACATCAATCTGCTCTTCACCGAACAGCTCGGCCACATCATGCTCGCCGCCTCGGCGGTCTGGATGATGATGGGCGTGCTGGTCATGAAGAAAATGATCAACTTCGACTTCTGA
- a CDS encoding Lrp/AsnC family transcriptional regulator produces the protein MDAIDRKILAVVQEDASLSVAEIGQRVGLSSTPCWKRLQRLEADGVITKRVALIDPEKIGLGITVFVSVETGDHSQEWLGRFADVVNAMPEVMEFYRMAGDVDYVLRVVVQDMQSYDAFYKKLIATVPLKNVTSRFAMERIKSTTSLPIADLKVAR, from the coding sequence ATGGATGCCATCGACCGCAAGATCCTCGCCGTGGTGCAGGAGGACGCCTCCCTATCGGTCGCCGAAATTGGGCAGCGCGTCGGGCTGTCATCGACGCCCTGCTGGAAGCGCCTGCAGCGGCTCGAGGCCGACGGCGTCATCACCAAGCGCGTGGCGCTGATCGATCCGGAAAAGATCGGGCTTGGCATCACCGTGTTCGTCTCGGTGGAGACCGGCGACCATTCGCAGGAGTGGCTCGGCCGCTTCGCCGACGTCGTCAATGCCATGCCGGAGGTGATGGAGTTCTATCGCATGGCCGGAGATGTCGACTACGTCCTGCGCGTCGTGGTGCAGGACATGCAGAGCTACGACGCCTTTTACAAGAAGCTGATCGCCACCGTGCCGCTGAAGAACGTCACGTCGCGCTTCGCCATGGAGCGTATCAAATCGACGACGTCGCTGCCGATCGCCGACCTGAAGGTGGCGCGCTAG
- a CDS encoding TadE/TadG family type IV pilus assembly protein: protein MSSFATVHRRKLRFARDQRGVSAVEFALLAPIMIGLYFGCVEISDAVSVDRKVSLTAAALANLSSQVTTISSGDMSNIFDASGAIVAPYDVTKMKMTVTCISIDANKNATVKWSATRNGTVNSGTANLPTALQVANSQIILAEASYAYQPTVGYTITGTLNLADKMYMTPRQASPTYDSKSCT from the coding sequence TTGTCGTCTTTCGCCACGGTGCACCGCCGCAAGCTGCGTTTCGCGCGCGATCAACGCGGCGTTTCCGCCGTCGAGTTCGCGCTGCTGGCGCCGATCATGATCGGCCTCTATTTCGGTTGTGTTGAAATTTCCGACGCCGTGAGCGTCGACCGCAAAGTGAGTCTGACGGCGGCCGCGCTCGCCAACCTGTCGTCGCAGGTGACGACGATTTCGTCGGGTGACATGAGCAATATATTCGATGCCTCTGGTGCGATTGTCGCTCCTTACGACGTCACCAAGATGAAGATGACCGTCACCTGCATCAGCATCGACGCCAACAAGAATGCCACGGTGAAATGGAGCGCAACGCGTAACGGTACCGTCAATTCAGGTACGGCGAATTTGCCGACGGCGCTGCAAGTCGCCAACTCGCAGATTATTCTTGCCGAAGCCAGCTACGCCTATCAGCCGACCGTCGGCTACACCATTACCGGCACGCTCAACCTGGCGGACAAGATGTACATGACGCCGCGGCAGGCCTCGCCGACCTACGACAGCAAGTCTTGCACGTGA
- a CDS encoding A24 family peptidase codes for MTALDVVRLVLFPALMAFAASSDLLTMTISNRLSLALGAGFFALAIVTGMPLQTIGMHAAAAAIVLTVGFIFFAQGWIGGGDAKLVAATALWFGFDHLLDYVVYASIFGGALTLFLIQFRKLPLPAPLARQSWIMRLHETGGGVPYGIALAAAALIVYPKTGWMPGAFN; via the coding sequence ATGACGGCGCTCGATGTGGTCAGGCTCGTTTTGTTTCCCGCGCTGATGGCCTTCGCCGCCTCCAGCGACCTCTTGACCATGACCATCTCCAACCGGCTGTCGCTGGCGCTGGGCGCCGGCTTCTTCGCACTGGCGATTGTCACGGGCATGCCGCTGCAGACAATCGGCATGCATGCAGCCGCGGCGGCGATCGTCCTCACCGTTGGCTTCATCTTTTTCGCGCAGGGCTGGATCGGCGGCGGCGACGCCAAACTGGTGGCGGCAACCGCCTTGTGGTTCGGCTTCGATCACCTGCTCGACTACGTGGTCTATGCCTCGATCTTCGGTGGCGCGCTCACGCTCTTCCTGATCCAGTTCCGCAAGCTGCCTTTGCCCGCGCCGCTGGCGCGCCAGAGCTGGATCATGCGCCTGCATGAAACTGGTGGCGGCGTGCCTTACGGCATCGCACTCGCCGCGGCCGCGCTCATCGTCTATCCGAAGACCGGCTGGATGCCAGGCGCTTTTAACTAA